The genomic window CGTAGGCGTCCGTGGGCACTAGCTCGGTGCCCAGTTCCCGCGCGATGTTCTCCGCGAGCTCGGGGTGCGCCCGACCCGAGAGCAGAACCATGCGGTTCGAACCCGTGTTGGTGATGCCGGTCATGTGGACTCGCTTTCCTAGGATTCCTGCTGGGTCACTGCTCGCGGTGCGCCCTGCTCAGGCGTCGCCCTCGCGCTCAGAGTCTTGGGCGGCCTCCGCCGCACGGGCCGCGGCCGTTCCGGGGCGGTGCTGCTGCACCCACCCCTCCACGATGACCTGCCTGCCCTCGGTGAGCACCAGAGCGCCAGCGGGGACGTCCTTGCGCACCGTGGTGCCGGCACCGGAGTAGACGCCGTCCCCCACGGTCACCGGTGCCACGTACATGTTGTCGGAGCCCATGCGGACGTCGTTGCCGATCACCGTGCGGTGCTTGTTGACGCCGTCGTAGTTCACGAACACGGAGGCCGCGCCGATGTTGGAGTTCTCCCCGATGGTCGCGTCCCCCACGTAGGACAGGTGGGGGACCTTGGAGCCGCGCCCGATCGTGGACTTCTTGGTCTCCACGAAAGTGCCGATCTTGGCGTCCTCGCCCAGCACCGTGCCCGGGCGCAGGTAGGCGAACGGGCCCACGGAGGCCCCCGCGCCCAGCTCGGAGTCGCTGCCGTGCGTGCGGACCACGGTGGCCCCGCGGCCCACGGTCACGTTGGTCAGCGTGGTGTCCGGGCCCACGACGGCGCCCTCCCCCACCCGGGTGCTGCCGTGCAGCTGGGTGCCGGGCAGCACGGTGGAGTCCGCCTCGAGCTCCACGGTGTCGTCGATCCAGGTGTTGGCCGGGTCCACGACGGTCACCCCGTTGCGCATGTGGGTCTCCAGCGTGCGCTGGTTGAGGTAGCGGCCGAGCGCCGCGAGCTGCACGCGGTCGTTGGCGCCCTCGAGCTCCATGTAGTCGGCCATCTTCAGGGCGTCCACGCGGTGCCCCGCTTCGCGGGCCAGTCGGGGGACGTCGGTGAGGTACTTCTCGGCCTGGGCGTTGTCGGTGTCCACGCGGGACAGCGCGTCCCGCAGCACCGCGGCGTCGAACGCGAAGATCCCGGAGTTGACCTCGGTGACCGCGCGCTCGTCCTCGGTGGCGTCCTTGAACTCCTTGATCTCCGTGAACCGGCCCTCGCCGTCCCGCAGGATGCGGCCGTACTTGCCGGGCTCCGGGTGGTCCGCGGTGAGCACCGTGACGGCGTTGCCCTGCCCGGTGTGGTGGGCCACGAACGCGCGCAGGGTCTCGGCGGTGAGCAGCGGGACGTCCCCGTAGGTCACCAGCACGGTGCCGCTCACGGGGGTCTCGGCGTCGAGCACCTCGAGCCCCGCGTCCACGGCGGAGCCCGTGCCGGGCACGTCCGACTGGTCCGCGGTGAGCACGCCCGGGGCCACGTCCGCGATGTGCTGCGCCACGAGGTCCCGCTGGTGCCGGACCACGGCCACGATGCGCTCGGGCCGCAGCTCGCCGGCCACCTTCAGCGCGTGCGCGAGCATGGAGCGCCCGCCGATCTCGTGCAGGATCTTGGGGGTCCGGGACTTCATGCGGGTTCCCTGGCCCGCGGCCAGGACGATGATCGCGGCGGGGTTCTCCCCGGCGGCGGCGGTGTCAGCGGTGCTCACGGAGCAGGCTCCTCTGGGTGCTCGTGAGGCGGTGGGTGCCATCTGCGCCTCGATGTGTCGTTCGTTCCGCCACTAGGACTCGAACCTAGACTCACGGCTCCAAAGGCCGGTGTGCTGCCAATTACACCATGGCGGAGCGTTGCCACCC from Kocuria rhizophila DC2201 includes these protein-coding regions:
- the glmU gene encoding bifunctional UDP-N-acetylglucosamine diphosphorylase/glucosamine-1-phosphate N-acetyltransferase GlmU is translated as MAPTASRAPRGACSVSTADTAAAGENPAAIIVLAAGQGTRMKSRTPKILHEIGGRSMLAHALKVAGELRPERIVAVVRHQRDLVAQHIADVAPGVLTADQSDVPGTGSAVDAGLEVLDAETPVSGTVLVTYGDVPLLTAETLRAFVAHHTGQGNAVTVLTADHPEPGKYGRILRDGEGRFTEIKEFKDATEDERAVTEVNSGIFAFDAAVLRDALSRVDTDNAQAEKYLTDVPRLAREAGHRVDALKMADYMELEGANDRVQLAALGRYLNQRTLETHMRNGVTVVDPANTWIDDTVELEADSTVLPGTQLHGSTRVGEGAVVGPDTTLTNVTVGRGATVVRTHGSDSELGAGASVGPFAYLRPGTVLGEDAKIGTFVETKKSTIGRGSKVPHLSYVGDATIGENSNIGAASVFVNYDGVNKHRTVIGNDVRMGSDNMYVAPVTVGDGVYSGAGTTVRKDVPAGALVLTEGRQVIVEGWVQQHRPGTAAARAAEAAQDSEREGDA